GAAGAAGAGCGATTTATGCTCGCTCGCGATCGCCAATTGGCGTCCCTTTTCCTCGACCTCATGGAAGAGATGCGCATTGTTCATGGCGAGCACGCATTGGTTCGCGAAGGATTGCATGAGAGCGACCGTATTGGCCGGAAACCGTCCGGGCGTGCGGCGTTCCACGATGAGAACGCCGAGCACATCGCGCGAGCCGACGAGCGGCACGATCAGAGCCGATTTGAATCCGGCCGCGAGCGTCGCGGCGCGCAAGGGAAAATCCATGGCGTCGGCGATCTGCGGAATCTGGATCGGTTTCTTATGCGCGGCGATCTCGCTCAAAAGACCATCGATGCGGTTGAGCCGCACCGCGCGGATGGCCTGCACGAAACCGGGATCGAGCCCATGCGCCTCGGCGAGCTTGAAGGAGCGCAGATCGCGGTCGAAACTATAGATCGCGCCGCCTTCCGCCTGAGCAAGATCGGCGGCGCGTCCGACGATGGTTGCGAGAACGTCGGTCAGATCGAGAGACGCCGCGACCGAGCGTCCAACTTCATCAAGCGCCAATAATTCGCGGACCGATTGGGCAAGTTCTCTTGTCCGGTCTTCGACCTTCAGCTCCAACCGGACGTAGGAGTCCTGAAGCTGCCGCGCCATGCGGTTGAACTCATTGGCGAGAGCTTCGATCTCGTCGCCGGTATGGACATCGATCGGATGGTTGAAATCGCCCGCCGCAAGCCGCGAGGCGCCGGCCTCTAGCGCTTTGATCGGGACGCTCATGCGCCGGGCCAGCGCAATGCTGGTGACGATGCAAAGCGCCAGGCTGAAGGCGAAAAGCCAAAGCAGCCGCGCCAGGAGCGCATAGACCGGCCCATAGGCCTGCGACAGCGGCTCTTCGACGAATAAGAACCAGTTCAGGCCGGGAATGGGCGCATAGGCCGAAAGCACCTCCTCGCCGTCGAGGTTCTTGCCGATCTCGACCGGCTGTTCGGCGCCTTTCATGGCTGCGGCGACTTGCGGCAGATGCGAGAAATCGGCATGGCGCGACGCGACGCCCGCATTGGCATGGGTGATGAGGCGGCCGTCCGCCGTCACGATATAGGCATAGACGCCGGAGCCGGCTTGAATGCCGTTGACGATATCGGACAGGTAGCGAAGCTCGATATCGGCGATCGTCACGCCGCCGCGATTGCCCGGATGCGCCATGAAGAGCTGCATGCGCGGGCCATTCGGCGTGAAGCGCACGGGACCGAATTGCGGCTTGTCGATCTGCGCGGAGCGAAATGCCAGCGCATAATCGGCCTCGGTCGCGGTAGCCGATCCATCGCGCGAGAGATTGAGAATCAGGCGGCCGGACCCGTCGAGCTGCGCGATCCCCGCGATCGCAGGCGTATGTTCGAGGATTGTTTCGTCATCCGCGCGGCGCTGCTCGGATGTGACGGAACTGGCGCGGGTCGCCCAACTGATCTGCCGCTCCATTTCGGCGAGGAACTGCTCGACCTTGAGCGCGGCGGCATCCGCCTTCTCGCCCTGCGCGTGCAAAAGCGCATGTTTCGTGTCGCGATAGGTGATCCAAATATCCGTCGCGCCAATGATCGCGAGGACAAAAATCATCAGCCCGACAAATGAGGTGACGTATTTCCCGAAGAGCGTCCGCCGCCAGGGCCGATTGAGGTGAAGGTTCACCGCGAAATACTCTCACCAATGTCCGCAGGCTGAGTTTCGCCGCAAAATGTCATACTCGCGAACATTCGGCAAAGCGGCGGCAAGGAATACCGTGCGCCGCAGCTAGGCCTTGTCCGATCGTGTTAACGGCCACGTCTGCCGGGCTGGTCCGGCATGCCGCCGCCGCCAAGGAGACCGCCCAAAAGATCGCCCATGCTTTTCATCGTCTCTGCGTCGGGCATTTGGCCGCCGGCGCCGAGCCCGCCACCAAGTCCGCCGCTACCGCCCGCGCCACCGCCTAGAAATTCCTGGCCAAGCGTCGAGAGCTTTTCGATCGCGTGCGGATCGTTCAACAGGCCGCTAAGATCGGCTGAAACCTGCGGATCGGTCCAAGCTCCGCGAACGAGAATGGCCGCGCCGAGATCGAGGGGTGAGACCGCCGCTTGCTGTTTGGCCGCGGCGGCATCTCTGCCGGCCTGGGTCACGACCTTCGGCTCGAAGCGCAGATCGAAGGTCTGATCGGCAAGCCCGACGTTGCCTTTGCCGCGTGCATCGATGATCGGGCTCGCAGCATGCAGATCGTTGGTGACGGCCATGCCGTCCTTGATCGCGAAGGTTCCGTCGAGAACTGTCACATCGATGCGGTTCGACAGGCTTTGCCAAGCTGGCGGCAGATAGGCGAGAACAGCGCGCAAGGTCGAAGGGGCGTTGATGCCGGTGATCGCGCCGTCATGGAAATGCAGGCGGCTCGTGCCCGTCAAAGCGCTCGCCATGGCATGCGAATCGGAGCCGGTCGTCTTCAAGCTCACGGCCATGTCGAGCCTGCCTTCGAGATGATTGAAACGCGCGGCATCGGCGAGAAGCGGGGCGGTGTTGACGCTCGCAAGCACCATGTCGAGGCTTTCCTGCGGCACTGGCCGATTGCCGTCGACGGCGAGATCGGCGCGCATCGTCCCTTGGTAGAAGTCGGCGCTTTGCAGGCCGAGCTTTAGAAACCCGTCGCTCAGATTGGCTTTCGCCTGGAGCGATCCGGCCTTCACCGATCCGGCTTTCAATGTTTTGACGCGCGCATCGATGGCAATGTCCAAAAGCCGCGACGGGCTCAGATCCAAAGGCTGATCATTGAGCCGGTCGAGCGTGTCGCGGAGGTCTCCGGCAGGGACCGCGTCGAGATTGACGGCGCCGATCGACAGCTCATTGGCGACGAGCGTGAGCGAGAGGGCCGGAACGTCTTTCGACCAGTCGAGCGCGCCTGTCGCTTTCACCTGATTGGGGCTGAGCTGCTGCGGGCCCGCCGCGAAATGCAAGGCGTTATCGGTCAGAAGAATCTCGCTTTGCAATGTCACCGGCGTCGCGCCGAGATCGGCGTTGATCTCGGCTTTCAGCGTGGTCGGTGTGCCCGCGGCAAGATCCTTGAGCGAAGCCGCCTCGGCTTTGAATCTGACGTCATGTCCGCTCAGTCGGCCGTTGCCCGAAAGATCGAGCGCGCCATTGTCCGCGGCCTGCACACGAAGGTCGATGGCTTCGGCATGGACCTTCGCCTTGCGCGCCTTGTTCTCGATCGTGATGGCGCCGTTCTGGATCGTGACGCCGTCGAGCTTCGCCTCCTCGGCGAGACGGCTCATCTTGTTTTCGGGGACGGTAGGCGCGGCCTTCTTCGTCTCGCCCTCGACAATATAGAATTGCGGGTGGATCAAGGTTGCATGCGCGATGCGCGGTTTGCCTGAAACGAGGCATTCCCAGGTGAGATCGAAACTCACCCGGTCCACCGCGAGCACGGGATCGTGGCTTGGATCGGAATCGGTCAAGCGCAGATCATCGCCGGTGAAATGAAGCTCGGGCCAAAAGCCGAGATCGGTTTTCGTGAAATGGGCCTGGAGACCGGTCTTGTCTTCAATGCGCCGGGCGAGCGCATCGACGAAAAGATGTTCGAGCGCAAATCCCGCGCCGACGGCCGCCGCGGCTATTGCGAGACCGGCCGTGCCAATTTTCAAGGCCCATTTCATTGTATCGTTCCAATCAAATTGATGGCGGGTCTAATATGTCGCTAAAAAGTCAGTGTTGGACGCGGGCCCATTTCTGGCCGCCGCAGATCATGCCGCCCATGACGCAGCCTTCGACCTTCAAAGTCTCGTCGTCTTGCATCGACATGCGCGCCGCATATTTTTGCCCATCGCGGACGTTGACGACCGTGCCCGACCACAAAGCGCCGTTCGGGCGCATGCTGATCAAAACTTCTTGGCCGACCACGTTCTGCCCCTCTTGCGACCAGGACACGAAGCCGCACAAATTGCTGCCGCAGGGACGGATCGAGACATTAGCGCTTCCGTCGGCGATGCGCCATTCCCCGACGGGGCCAGCCAGGACTTGCGCGGCAAAAGACATCGAAAGAACGGAAGCGGCTCCGATCAAAGACAGAATTTTCATGACGTCCTCTTGGTGCTGTGAAGTGGGAATGGCTTCGACTTAAAAAGCATGATCGAGTCGGGTTTTGGCTTCTGTGATCGAGGTCACACTCGAGGGGAGGGAGTCGCGATCTTGTGCAGGAGCGTTGCAATTGAGTAACGGTTCGTGGAGGGGCCGTATCAGGCTGCGGTCGGGCGATGCCGTCGCGGAGATCTCCAGCGGAGGCGCGGAACTGCTGCGCTGGGACGTAGCTGGCGAGCCGCTGCTCTGGATGCCGGACGCGGCGATCTGGGCCGAGACGGCGCCCATTCTCTTTCCTGTGGTCGGCTGGACGCGTGGCGGCGGGGTGCGGGTTGGCGGCAAGCTCTATCCGCTTGGGCTGCATGGCTTTGCGCGTCACATGCAGTTTCGCGTTGCGCGCCTCGCCGAAGATTTCGTCCGGCTGACGCTGGACAGCACGCCGGACACGCTGGCGCTCTATCCTTTCGATTTCAGGCTCTGCGTCGATTACAGGCTCGAGGGTCGGTCTTTGCGCGTCGGCCTGAATGTTACCAACCGCGGGCCGGGGCCTATGCCTTATGCCTGCGGGTTGCATCCGGGTTTCCGCTGGCCGCTTGGCTCTGGCGGCCAGATCCGGCATCGGATTATCTTCGATACGAAAGAAGATCCCTATGTGCCGGAGATTACTGCTGCGGGACTTTTCGCGAAGACAAGCCGGTCCGTGCCGCTCGACGGCCGCGTGCTTGAATTGACCCCGGAGCTTTTCGCGCGCGAGGCCCTGTGCTTTTTGAATGCCAGAAGCCAAGGCCTTCGGTTCCAGGCGGAAGACGGCGCGGCGCTCGACATAGAACTTGAGGATTTTCCCCATATCGCGCTTTGGGCGAAGCCGCCGGCACCATTTCTCGCCATAGAGTTCTGGACAGGCCATGGCGACCCGGACGGGTTCGACGGCGATTTATCCGCCAAACCCTCGATGCGGCTTTTGCGCCCAGGGGAGAGCGCCTGCCATGACGCGCGCTTTGCCTTCACTCCGGCGGTTTTGGGACAGGATTCGGGGCGGGGCTTGGCAGCCCGGCGCAAGTCTGACAGAGAAGGTCGAAACAAGACCCATTTGGCAGAAAACGGGAGCAAGCGGGATTGAGCGAGGCACTCAGCACAGCGGCAAATACGGTTGAAACCGCGTCGGACGGCATTTTGCGCCCATCGGCAGGCAAGGCCCTGATCATCGATGGCAAACGCGTTTCGGAACTCGTCCTGGCCGAGACCGCCGAAAAGGTGCGCTCGCTCGCCGCTTCCGGCTTGAAACCCGGCCTCGCCGTCGTCCTCGCCGGAAACGATCCGGCGAGCGCCGTCTATGTGCGATCGAAAGGCAAGGCGGCCGAAGCCTGCGGGTTTTACTCAGTGCAGCACACGCTGCCCGATACGGTCTCTGAAGCCGAAGTGCTGAAGCTCGTCGAGGATCTCAACGCCGATCCTTTGATTCACGGCATCCTGGTTCAATTGCCTTTGCCGAAGGGCATCGATTCGACGCGCGTGCTGGCGGCGATTTCGCCCGCCAAGGATGTCGACGGCTTTCATCCGGTCAACGTGGGCCTGCTCGGCGTCGGCGAGATCGACAAGGCGCTCGTGCCTTGTACGCCGGCCGGCTCCATGGTGCTCATCGAGCGCGCCGCGGCGGCGCTCAACTTCGAGGTCTCGGGCTGCAACGCGGTCGTGCTCGGCCGCTCCAACATCGTCGGCAAGCCGATGGCGCAATTGCTTCTATCGCAGAACGCAACGGTGACGATCGCGCATTCGAAAACCAGGGATCTGGCGGGGGTGGTCGGGCGCGCCGATCTTCTTGTCGCCGCGGTCGGACGGCCGCAAATGGTGCCGGGAAGCTGGATTAAGGAAGGCGCGCTTGTCATCGATGTCGGCATTAACCGCATTCCGGCGGAAGGCCTGACCGCCGACGGAAAGCCGAAGACCCGGCTGGTCGGCGACGTCAATTTCGACGAGGCGATCGCACATGCCGGCGCGATCACGCCGGTTCCGGGCGGCGTCGGCCCGATGACGATCGCCATGCTGATGGCCAATACGCTGAAGGCGGCGCTCAGGATCGCCGCGGCGCGCTGATCCGTTAACGGACGGCACTTTGGCGGGCGTAACTTCGGCGCCCGGCTTGTCAGAGAGCTGCAAAGGCTTCACAAAAGCGGTCTGCCTATATCGGAATCTTCCGGTTTGGGGGGCGAATAGCCAATGCAAACTCTTGGACGTGTTCCTTTCTTTAAAGATATCTCGGATCTCGAATTCGATCGGTTTGATCGCCGCTGCGCCTGGCGCCGTTACGACGACGGCGAGGTCGTGGTCGATTACGAGGATGAATCTTCCGACGTCTATTTCATCATCGCGGGCGAAGTCCGCATCTTGATCCGGACGATGGCCGGCAAGGAAATCATCCTGGCCGAAATGCGGGCTGGGCAGTTTTTCGGCGAATTATCGGCGATCGACAGCACGAAGCGCTCCGCCAATGTCACGGCTTTGACCAAGTCGGAATTGTGCATCATGCCGGCGGCCGTCTTCCGCGAAATCATTTTCGCTTCGCCGATCAGCTGCGACAGGGTGTTGCGCCTGCTGACGGGCCGCGTCCGTGAACTCAACGCGCGTCTGGCCGAACATTCCATCTTCGACCTGAAGCACCGGCTTTATTCGGAGCTTTTGCGCATGTCGAACCCGCGTCCCGGCAAGCCCGCCGAAAAAACCGTGACCCCGCCGCCGTTCCATCATGTGCTGGCGGCGCGAATCGGCTGCCGGCGCGAGCAGGTCACGCGCGAGCTCTCCGCCATGGCGCAGGAGGGCCTCATCGAAAAGACGCGTGGCGCCTTGGTTCTGCTGAAGCCGCAGGTCCTTGAAGCGCGGCTCAACGAGGCCATGCGCGAAGACGGGTGACGTTTTCTCTATTCTTTGGGACGCATGATCTTGGTCCGAAAAGTCCGCAGCTTTTCGCGATCATGCTTTATGCGTCGCGAGCCTTTGCATCGGCTTCGGCGGCGGCGTCATCAGTTTCATCAGGCTGAAGATGATCAGCAGCGCGCCGAGATAGACGGCAAGCTGCAATTGCGTCGGCTGGTCGGAATAGCCGAGCAGCGTCTGGAACACCCGGCCGATCATGCTGTTTTCCGGCAGGACGCCGGTCGTGTTCCACATGATCCTGTCGAATGTCGTGATGATGCCTGCCTGCTGCAAAAGCCCGGCGCTCTGTGCCGCCATTCCGGCCGCCATGAAGGCGATCAACACGCCGGTGACGCGGAAGAGATAGCGAAGCGGAATATTCGCCAGACCGACAAAGGTGACGAAGCTGATGGCGACGCCGAGCCCGAGGCCCGTGAGGCCGCCGGCCAGAAGGCCGAGCCCAGACACGCCGCTCGAAATAACGATGCCATAGAGAAACAGCACGACTTCGGCGCCTTCGCGCAGAACCGCGATGCCGACGACGACCGCAAGTGCCAAGAGAGACCGCGCGCCGGTTTCGACGTCATGGCCGATCTGGCGGATGTGATCGCTCATCTCGCGGCCATGCCGCGCCATCCAGACATTGTGCCAGGTCAGCATCAAAACGGCGACTGCGAGGATCGAGGCGTTGAAGACTTCCTGCCCGAAACCTTCGAGCGCGTCTGAAATCTCTTTCGCGAAGACGGCGACGATCGCCGCGGCGGCGAGACCACTCAGAAGCCCGGCGACGATATAGGTCATCCGGCCCGGAATGTTCTTGGTGGCGGCCAGCACGATGCCGACGATCAGTCCTGCCTCGATGACTTCACGCAAGACGATGATCAACGCACCAATCATTCTCAAGAACTCCTGATCGGGAAGGCTGGCGGCGGCCCTGACTCTAGCCAAGCATCAAGCAGGCCAGGAAAAGCGCGATCACCGTGGATCGCGCTGCGATGATCATATGACAATCTTAGAAATAGCTCACAGATAGCCGTTCCGCAATAAGTCGCTGGAATCTTTAGAACTATTATAATCTTGAAAGGTCAGGACTTTGCCTGCGTCAGGCCGCCTCGGCCTTCTCGGCGCGCGGGTCGGTGAGCAGGCTCAGGCGCTCGATCAGGACCTTGTCGAGAAGCGTCGCCATGCGCTCCTTCGGATTGAGCCAGCTCAGGGCTTCGTCGAGATTTTCGGCGTCGGTGAGTTTGGCTTCGGCGAGTGCCCATTCCGGTGTGATCTCGCCGCGCTTGCGGCGGCGGCGCGGCGGCAGAAAGGCTTCGTGCAGAAGCCTGAAATGCGCGTCGTCGTGCAATGCGCGCAGCCCGTCGGGGATTTCGGCGTGAACGCCGAGCTCCTCGGCAAGCGCATTCGCCCGGACGACCACGGGCGGCTTGACGCTTTCCTCGGGCGTCAGCAGCAGCCCCAGGCGGCGCAAGGCGACGCCAGGGCCGAGAAGGCCGGTCACCCAGGAAATGAAGATCGCGAGGATGAGTCCGGCGATCGTAGGCGACATCCAGGCAACGAGCGACGGAGAGATCAAGAGGCCCGCAATCAGGCTCAAAACGCCCAAGGCCACA
The Methyloferula stellata AR4 DNA segment above includes these coding regions:
- a CDS encoding ATP-binding protein, with amino-acid sequence MNLHLNRPWRRTLFGKYVTSFVGLMIFVLAIIGATDIWITYRDTKHALLHAQGEKADAAALKVEQFLAEMERQISWATRASSVTSEQRRADDETILEHTPAIAGIAQLDGSGRLILNLSRDGSATATEADYALAFRSAQIDKPQFGPVRFTPNGPRMQLFMAHPGNRGGVTIADIELRYLSDIVNGIQAGSGVYAYIVTADGRLITHANAGVASRHADFSHLPQVAAAMKGAEQPVEIGKNLDGEEVLSAYAPIPGLNWFLFVEEPLSQAYGPVYALLARLLWLFAFSLALCIVTSIALARRMSVPIKALEAGASRLAAGDFNHPIDVHTGDEIEALANEFNRMARQLQDSYVRLELKVEDRTRELAQSVRELLALDEVGRSVAASLDLTDVLATIVGRAADLAQAEGGAIYSFDRDLRSFKLAEAHGLDPGFVQAIRAVRLNRIDGLLSEIAAHKKPIQIPQIADAMDFPLRAATLAAGFKSALIVPLVGSRDVLGVLIVERRTPGRFPANTVALMQSFANQCVLAMNNAHLFHEVEEKGRQLAIASEHKSLFFANMSHELRTPLNAVLGYAELLQDGLYGELPERAKPVIARVQSNGTHLLGLINDILDLSKMEAGEMSLMLEAYSMRNVIEAVVGTTGSLAHAKGLKVTQEIADNLPAGFGDERRLTQVLLNIVSNGIKFTETGGVTIRAKVIDEDFELCVEDTGPGIAPEDQARIFEAFQQADNTSTRIKGGTGLGLSISKRFVDMHGGTISVTSAPGTGSIFRVLIPIRVDQERRAA
- a CDS encoding AsmA family protein, whose amino-acid sequence is MKWALKIGTAGLAIAAAAVGAGFALEHLFVDALARRIEDKTGLQAHFTKTDLGFWPELHFTGDDLRLTDSDPSHDPVLAVDRVSFDLTWECLVSGKPRIAHATLIHPQFYIVEGETKKAAPTVPENKMSRLAEEAKLDGVTIQNGAITIENKARKAKVHAEAIDLRVQAADNGALDLSGNGRLSGHDVRFKAEAASLKDLAAGTPTTLKAEINADLGATPVTLQSEILLTDNALHFAAGPQQLSPNQVKATGALDWSKDVPALSLTLVANELSIGAVNLDAVPAGDLRDTLDRLNDQPLDLSPSRLLDIAIDARVKTLKAGSVKAGSLQAKANLSDGFLKLGLQSADFYQGTMRADLAVDGNRPVPQESLDMVLASVNTAPLLADAARFNHLEGRLDMAVSLKTTGSDSHAMASALTGTSRLHFHDGAITGINAPSTLRAVLAYLPPAWQSLSNRIDVTVLDGTFAIKDGMAVTNDLHAASPIIDARGKGNVGLADQTFDLRFEPKVVTQAGRDAAAAKQQAAVSPLDLGAAILVRGAWTDPQVSADLSGLLNDPHAIEKLSTLGQEFLGGGAGGSGGLGGGLGAGGQMPDAETMKSMGDLLGGLLGGGGMPDQPGRRGR
- a CDS encoding DUF2147 domain-containing protein: MKILSLIGAASVLSMSFAAQVLAGPVGEWRIADGSANVSIRPCGSNLCGFVSWSQEGQNVVGQEVLISMRPNGALWSGTVVNVRDGQKYAARMSMQDDETLKVEGCVMGGMICGGQKWARVQH
- a CDS encoding aldose 1-epimerase family protein; the encoded protein is MSNGSWRGRIRLRSGDAVAEISSGGAELLRWDVAGEPLLWMPDAAIWAETAPILFPVVGWTRGGGVRVGGKLYPLGLHGFARHMQFRVARLAEDFVRLTLDSTPDTLALYPFDFRLCVDYRLEGRSLRVGLNVTNRGPGPMPYACGLHPGFRWPLGSGGQIRHRIIFDTKEDPYVPEITAAGLFAKTSRSVPLDGRVLELTPELFAREALCFLNARSQGLRFQAEDGAALDIELEDFPHIALWAKPPAPFLAIEFWTGHGDPDGFDGDLSAKPSMRLLRPGESACHDARFAFTPAVLGQDSGRGLAARRKSDREGRNKTHLAENGSKRD
- a CDS encoding bifunctional 5,10-methylenetetrahydrofolate dehydrogenase/5,10-methenyltetrahydrofolate cyclohydrolase; the protein is MRPSAGKALIIDGKRVSELVLAETAEKVRSLAASGLKPGLAVVLAGNDPASAVYVRSKGKAAEACGFYSVQHTLPDTVSEAEVLKLVEDLNADPLIHGILVQLPLPKGIDSTRVLAAISPAKDVDGFHPVNVGLLGVGEIDKALVPCTPAGSMVLIERAAAALNFEVSGCNAVVLGRSNIVGKPMAQLLLSQNATVTIAHSKTRDLAGVVGRADLLVAAVGRPQMVPGSWIKEGALVIDVGINRIPAEGLTADGKPKTRLVGDVNFDEAIAHAGAITPVPGGVGPMTIAMLMANTLKAALRIAAAR
- a CDS encoding Crp/Fnr family transcriptional regulator: MQTLGRVPFFKDISDLEFDRFDRRCAWRRYDDGEVVVDYEDESSDVYFIIAGEVRILIRTMAGKEIILAEMRAGQFFGELSAIDSTKRSANVTALTKSELCIMPAAVFREIIFASPISCDRVLRLLTGRVRELNARLAEHSIFDLKHRLYSELLRMSNPRPGKPAEKTVTPPPFHHVLAARIGCRREQVTRELSAMAQEGLIEKTRGALVLLKPQVLEARLNEAMREDG
- a CDS encoding FTR1 family iron permease; this encodes MIGALIIVLREVIEAGLIVGIVLAATKNIPGRMTYIVAGLLSGLAAAAIVAVFAKEISDALEGFGQEVFNASILAVAVLMLTWHNVWMARHGREMSDHIRQIGHDVETGARSLLALAVVVGIAVLREGAEVVLFLYGIVISSGVSGLGLLAGGLTGLGLGVAISFVTFVGLANIPLRYLFRVTGVLIAFMAAGMAAQSAGLLQQAGIITTFDRIMWNTTGVLPENSMIGRVFQTLLGYSDQPTQLQLAVYLGALLIIFSLMKLMTPPPKPMQRLATHKA